Below is a window of Arabidopsis thaliana chromosome 2, partial sequence DNA.
tcactAGATATAAAACTCTTTTATTAATGAAGATCTCAAATACAAGAACATTAGCCTTTAGATTATATTGATTAACACTATATTAGCATATATAGATCTCacaaaaaggacaaaaataattattttatttttttgataaaaaaaaattttattcacttggttttgaaatatttattaactttCTAATTTTCCATAATTACATTCAATCTGTTATATATTAATTCTTACTTTTCACACAAGCATCCAAACCCTATTTATACTAACGTCAAAACCCTATTATTAAAGACCAAATAAATTACGCAAACATTAACGTCAGACAGAACCCTATGGAAACTCCTAATCCTCTCACCTTGTCGGAACTCCCTCATGATTTGCTGAGAAATATTTTCAACCGATTGAGCTTTGCAGATTTCCATCGTGCTACTTGGAATTCGATTTCGAAACAAACGGCTcccccaaaaacaaaatctccaTGGCTAATTCTGTTTCCAGATGAAGGAGTTCATGGTTGCGTGCTGTACAATCCAGACGAAGATAGGATTTACAAATCGGTGAGAGACTTCTCTGGGACTATATTCCTTGCAAACTCGGGTAATTGGTTTCTTGTAATGGATTCTAAATCCAATCTCTATATAATAGATGTGTTTAGCGAGAATAGGATCGATCTTCCGCCTCTAGAGTCTCTCCTGTCAGATAACTTTACTTTCGAGCAAAAAGGGGATAAGGAATTGAAATGGCAAGCATCTAATGATCAGATTCTAGTTTTTAGATTACCAAGAGCTGAAGAGTTAAGAGGTATTTTGTGGGTAGAcgagaaaatgaaagagtttGTTGCAGTTTGGTTCTTGGAAGACTCTTGCAACTTTTTAGCCTTTTACAAGAAAGCTGATGATCATTACAGTCACATTCAACTAGAATATGTCATCACCGATGTGTTTCAAAGCGTATCTGATATTGTACTCCATGGTTGCTTTCTTTACATCGGTGTTGGTGATTACATTCAAATCATCGATTTGTCTAAAGACCAAGGTTTCAAGGATGTTACTCGAAATTATCTATTCAACGTGCATAATGGACCATGGGGTTTTCGAAGTATTTTTAACCTTGTGGTTACAACATCAGGAGAGGTTTTGATGGTTCTAAACAATCTTTACgagaaaaatattgaaagcGAGAAGAGCTTCCGCATCTTCAAGAAGGATCCTAATCCAGACCCAAATAAACACGACAACTTGCTTGTTGAGGTAGATTCTCTAGGTAATGAAGAGGTTATGCTTCTTGACTTGGGTATCACTATGCATGGTATCGAACCAAACTCCATATATTTTACTCGTCATGACCGAGTCGTTCACAGATTATATATAAGTTGAAAATTATAATCTGATAATTATTTCAAACCTACCCTGTTTCCAAGCAATAAAGAAAGGCCACAAACTTTGTCTACTTTTCATAAAACCACAGATACAAGCAAAAGAGATCATACGCTTGAATAAAGGCTGATGTGCTCATTTAGTCCTTAGGCTAAAGTTTCCCATTTGAGTTCAGGTATTGAGGCTATCATCTTAAAGCTCGTTATTTATTGATCAAAACACTAATGATAGTCTTCCTagagaagaaatataaatttattcacATGTATTATGTGATTGAGATGAGGATCATGTAATGATTACTACTACTCCTTCTAATGGTATCACTTAAGTCCAACTTCATAAAGTCCAACTTCATAAGAAGAATTCCAAACTTCCCAGAGGAGAGGACCAAGCATGATGTCGATTAAAGAAATTCCCCAATtccttcattttgtttttcttctttatcaacAGTGCTAATGCAACTATTTCACCAAGCAAGCAAAGTCATAAAGCCAAGAATTAACATTAAAGGAAGAAGTTTACAACACTTTATGTAAGCAATCAAACAATTCATTATAGCGTCTATGAATAAAATCTAACGTCTTAAGATATAAAGCACTTCAAAAAAGGTTTCAGCTTTCTAAGTCATAACTAACTCAAACGACTGCTACAACTGAAACCTCTATAGCCATAGATTCAAGGTTTGAGCTTTCTAActctaacaaacaaaaccgGACTGCTACTACCAAACCCTCTTTCTTTGAGTCTTTACAATTCGTAATTCTATGTTGCTCATGTATTGATTGCTCTGGCCTGATGAGTGAGCTCGTCTTAAACTTTGATACTTTTATGGTTTGCACTCTGCGACACAAAGAAAGAATGACCAGGCGTAGAGAAGAATTAGCATAGCGATATTCCTATGCAATCAAGTGTAGGAACTAATGAAAACGAATAATCTCTCGTGATTCACTCTTTGCTTACCTTCCCCTCGGTTGGATGAAATGGCTGCCGACTacgatttgattttgataagataactttcttttgatgatttggaatCCTAAGAGAGATTAGAAAATTTGTCTCTTGGGTTAATAGGTTCATACGTTTCTAAGAAGTATAAATGTTTAATCATGCAGGAGAAgctttaaattaaataaaaggaTTAAAGGAAATTTTGTCCTTTTCATTTAtactcttctttcattttttatgaccattttacccctatttgaaaaatattttaggttaacaatttccgaaaaataattttcccgccaaaaaatttTCACGCcaaaaaaatttcgaaaaaaagtttcttgccaatttttttttttcaaaaaaaatttttccttaaaaaactttttttgcaggaatagatttacaagagattttaaaagatttttaaagtatttacaaggattttaaaagatttacaagggtttttaaaagatttttacagaatttacaaaggttttaaaaccctttaaaaactcttgtatatattttttaaaccatTTGTAAAGgttcaaaagagttttaaaatggttcacaaattattaaagggtttacaagggttttataaaggtttttaaatggtttacaTGGGTTTTAAAGGATtcaaaagggttttaaaacccttgaaaaactcttgtaaattaaaaccttttgtaagGGGTTCACAAGAGTAAGCACACCATTAAGAACCTAAAACATTGAAATAAGGCAGGTagttcaaaaattattaaaggatttacaagtgttttaaaagatttttaaatatttgacaagggttttaaagaatttacaaggatttttaaaagatttttaaaaaaatttacaaagatttgaaaaccatttaaaaactcttgtaaatctttttaaaaccttttgtaagagattcaaaaaaaattttaaatggttcaaaaattattaaaggatttacaacggttgttaaaagattttttaatggtttacaagggttttaaaggatttacaagggtttttaacagatttacaagggtttttaaaccctttaaaaactcttgtaaaattttttaaaaccttttgtaagTGTTCACAAGAGTTtcaaaatgattcaaaaagagttacaaatggtttaaattatttataagttttgtttaagagttcaaaaatgatttaaagactttataaaagttttaagaagatattaaaatgatttacaaaggtttttaaaatccttgtaaatcttttaaaccattttacaaggatttacaagcttcttcttgcttctcaaagcttttaaacttatttacaaaggtttttaaaggggttttaaagaatttacatatgtatttaaagactttataaagattcaaagaggttttaaaatgatttacaagagtatTTAACAACTTTATAAAGctcttaaaaaatttacaaggttttttaaagtttataaagggttcttaaaaaaatttacaaggatttttcaatgtatttttttagCTGGGAAAACATTTGTTGCGGGAAAGAAATTTTGGCGGGAAGAAAAATTTTTATGGGAGAAAAAAATTTTAGTAgggaaatttatttatttttggcgggaaaaaaatttccaaggaaaatttttaatttctaattaCATCGTATTAGataagggtaatttggtcattttgttaaagagaagggatattttttaaaatggacAACAGAGAAGGATAGTGTTGCAAAATGTTACTAGAAAATGGGTAGAATTTGCAAATCTCCCTATTATATTTAGGTTctctatttctaatttatagtatatatttccactatttaaaaaaaaaattgattcaatTTAAATTAGATTAGTGTTtgctctcatttttattttctatcttatattttaattaagtttaattGAAGTTTATAGTGTCAtttgtgaaattttagaaatattgtgctaattttagaagaaaaaccttttttgctgttatttttgtcaattgcCCATAAATATTTACGTCTAAACATTTACATGAACGGACATAAGAGTAAATTGCATAGCAAGAGAAGCTTTTAATACAACATGTACGTATGAATGTAAATAATGCAATTCAAATAGGAGTAAACTGCGTAGCATGATAAGTTTTTAATACAACCTATACGTATCtttcaaacacaaatatatagaTGAAAAGATTAACGAGCTGAAGGGATATCACTGATGAAAGTTACGGTATGTCCCAAGGACTTGCTTGAATTTTGATCTTGGCTCCTTATTTTAGTAAGGTTATATATTTCCAAACATTCATTAAGCTCATGAGCAACCCGAGTCATGTTTGGTCTCTGTGTGGAAGAAGGGTTAATGCACAACATCGCTAATTCAAGAGCTTTCCAAGATGAACTTGAGTCGTAATCTTGATGGAGATTCGGATCCATAATACTTTCAATATCACCATTTGCAAGCATAGACTTGGCCCATTCTACTATGTAAGACTTATCACGCGATTGTTCAATCACAGGTTGACCAGTGATACTTTCAAGTAACACAATTCCAAAGCTATAAACATCACTCTTCTCTGTTAACCAATTCTTTAGATAATATCTGCAAGAAAagtaattgaaatattttggtttttgtttactaAACATACAAGGAAACATATCCTGAATACTATAATGTGATGTGAACTAGAACTTACTCGGGATCAAGATATCCAAGAGTTCCAGCAACATTTGTTGATACATGAGCTTGACTTCCCACTAGAAAAGATCTTGAAAGTCCGAAATCGGCAAGTTTGGCTTCAAACCGTAGACCTAACAGTATATTGGTACTTTTTACATCTCTATGTACCATTGGCGGCTGACATCCAATATGCAAGTACTCAATTCCTAGTACATAGAAAAATCTTCATATGTTAATCATAAAAATGAAGTctcgaagaaagaagaataaatcaACTTGAGAAAAAGTAACAATGCTAGGcattaaataaatttctacAAACCTAGTGCAGACTCAATAGCTATTTTAagtctactcgaccaattcaAGACAGAGCCACCACGTTTTCCTGCCAAAATACACAATATGGATATAAATcgttagaaaattttaaagcaTTTGGCATGTAACTCAAAAATCTTTGTATCATACTCTAATGGTTTACCCGAAAGATGCTCCTTTAAGTTTCCATTTTCCATGAACTCGTAGATGAGAGCCAAGTCAATTCCTTCATCACAGTATCCGACAAGGCTTACTAAATTCACATGGTGAACTCTTAGAAGTAGTTCGACCTAACAATATATTCAACAATATGGTATAATTCATGAGCTCATGATTGTCGAAAGACATAAATGGAAGATTGTAGTGTAATTAAGtacttctgttttgaattCCTTGTAGCCTTGAGTTGATGATTGAGAGAGAACTTTGACGGCTACTTGTTCATTATTGAGAAAACCATGATAAACAACACCAAAGCCTCCTTTACCGAGAACAACTTCAAAGTTGTTAGTCATTTCTTTGACCTCTGAATACTTAAATCTTctatttttcatttccaaTGATGGACGTATAACtgcagaaaataaatttaactaTCCATTAGGTttcatactttttcttttttttttgaatactagGAGGTTCTGGGCCGATAATCCCTCAGGCCCGAAACCACAACATGTAATAAGTTTTGTCCCAAGCGTCACTCGAATCGACGACCTCTAAGTTTCGCCTAGGgtctttatatttatatatttaggatcatatatttattaacttaCCTTTGCGTGTTGATGACTTCCTCCTTCTGAAAATGAAGATGAGAACCAACACGATTATAGTAACGGCCACACAAGATATAGATGCAACAATCGCCACCAGCCAGGATTTTGGTTGGTGTTTCCCGCGCCGCGTTATATTTGGATCAACACTAAAAAATGAAAACGTTATTGACGAAatattaactatataaaaatgtgTCGATAATAATCAAAACTAGATCATCGAAAAACAGACTCTTACAATAGTTTTAAACCATCATTCTTTTCTCTATCTTGAAGGGCTTGAGGAACAGAACCTCTAAGATTGTTTCCTCTTAAGTGTCTGTGGATGTGGAGAAATCATTAGAAACTAATTAATGAAGACAACACAATAATATTTAGGTAACTTACATGACCAACAACGGTTTGATAGTGGCTAGAAATTCAGGCACTTCTCCAGTCAAGTTGTTATTTGATAAATCCCTATAATGTTTCAAGAGATAAATGTTAACCAATCAAAAGCaattgttttccttttaattcaaattatgTAGATACGTACAATTCTCGAAGCATAGTTAGGTTCTGTATGCTAGGCGATATAACTCCAGTTAATCCACTCAAAGACAAATCTCTATTTGCATGACATATCAAAGATACATTTGtcatataatttgataacAATATGTAcaatataaattttcttacaatgAGATGATTCTTGGTGGTGTGGAGATATCTATAACGTTGCAGCTTACACCCATCCATGAAAACTGTTTAGGTACACATGGATCGCCCTGCCAGCTGATTCTACTCAATTGATAAGTTGATTGAATTTTCTTGATAGCAATGACTggcaaacaaaagaatcaagcATAAAATATGCCGTATTTTATTACTACTTTATTCTTTTGAATAACTAAGAGGTTCTGAGCCTAAGCACGTACATCCTCTTAAGCCGTAGACTAAAGCATTTAATATGGTTGTCTCCCAAGTGCCAACTTATTACGTTTTATATATGTGCATAAAACTACACGGCTACATACCTTCATCCGTATTTGTGTCCGATTGTGGAAATTGTATGACGCTAAAAATCTCTATAGCATTCATTAGTGGTGGTAGAGTCGACTTCGGTGTTTTTGACAGCTGCACACGACATACCCCTCCCTCGCATTTTAGTGGTGCAGGGTTGGATAAGGTTCTTGCTTCAAACTTCCATGGAGTATAATCAATGTAATCAACACCATTcgccaaaattttgaattccCTAGTTTCATTGACCTTTAATTGTTGGATCTCAGCAAAGAAAAGGTAAGCATAAGTTTCGTCATCAGAGGATTCCAAATTCCATGTAAAGGTCAATGGCTCGCTGCCATTAGTGGGTATGGAGGCGGTCTGAATTACACCTTGTGGCGGATTGTAGCCATCCGAAAAGCCACTTACATTCCGGGTTGTGTTTATTTGAGTCCATTCCGGTTGTGAATATGGCATCCAAACACGATCATAGACATCTTCGGGATAACTGCGACACTCAAGTATCAAGTTTATGTCaatgagcaaaaaaaaaaaacacatggtACTAAATATAAAGTATTCTGTTATGTTGTTGACATACCGTATTGCCTCGTCTGAATTGGTGAAGTAGAAGTGCGCCATACTCTTTAAGGAACCGGTTCGAGCAGTATAAGTATCATATCGCAAAGGTCTTAGTTCTATGGCTGATATCATTGGTGTACTTGTCCCTGTTTTGACGAGACATATGTCCAAGATGTTAGACCTTGTGACGTGAACGATCTCCTCGACAACTCCATCACCTACATCCGCTATTAGCACATCTACGCTTGTCCAAATATTTGGACCGAGAAAGAGGTCAAATCGCGGAGAAGTATTAAGACCGTCATAGTTTCCATAATAGAAAAGAGTCCTGATTAGATACTTTGTGCCTTGCTTCACACTCAAACTGTAGCAGTTTCTAATTCCATCCGGAAAGTATCTCAAAACCTTGAATGGCTTAAAGATAAAGTTTGTACGTGAGTTATTTTGGATATTACCAGTTTTTCCTCCTCGGATGAAATTGACATCTGATATGAATGTTAAATTACTCGATGGTTCGATATAAGATTCTTTAGACGGTAATCCGCAATCCAAACTGATGAATCCTGGTCAAACAATAAGTAACAATCGGAACaagatttcttttgtttgagataattcatatatcaaaaacatgaaggaaacaaaatgaaaaagtgtaaaacagtaaaaatacCTTGTTGATTTTGAGACTTAACAAGAGACATAATGGAGAAAGTGGCACAAGCGAGTAGCATAAACTTGTTACGAGTCTCCATTCTTGATTCTGTTCTACTTCTCATTTctcaaccaaacaaaaactcaaacacACCAAAAAGTCTTAACACATTATATTATGAGAACTTAAAGTACAAAGTTGACAATGTCAACATATGGACACGTCACTTCCAAATAGAAAATGAGCTAAATTAATATCAGTGGCTGAAAATAATAACagtctaaaataatatgtttaaaACCTAGTTGTTGTCATGGAAgtgtaataaattaatattagtttGGAAAGTTTAATACGAAGAAATTAGAAGTGCTttgatatttgataatttggtttaggttcaatatatacaaaaaaaaaaaaacattcataatTGATAAACACAATATTTTGTCCCATTAGACGGTTAgaaaataagatatttatgttaattaattacttatCAAAGTTCActatatattgtataattagactttatatattttcagttttttttaaaacgtaaaaatatattttctattaaaataatagattttatagctttcaaattctttcttaaaatgaaaaagtatatttgctgcttatgttttcaaatacttttttaaGCAGTAAACATACATGCATGATTATATTAGGTTCGTGGTCCAACCCTGTATGTATGTTTGCTgctttcaaaaacaatttttctttctttgttgttaaacaaataacaaattttcatgtacaaaatattttgttgggAGTATAATGAAATTACACATTacatcaaaactttttaaaatctcaacgaaaaaacatttacatacTACAACCAAcacttttatataattttgacgTGACACACTTATAAGATTTTATACTCCCACTTCGAAAAAGTCTTACCATAAGATCCCATCAAATTTATTCTACTTGGCTGAGACGATTAGTTCAACATTGGACGTGCCTTATTTTTATTGGTACATGCATGTTGATATTTCCGATTAGGATCCATCTCCAACAATACaactatataattaaaatttagtctTCTATTATTTATCTGTTTTCTATATATCCATaagtttgattattatttgattttttctcaaaGGGATATTTATTCATAAACCAATCTTACAAACCGGGTGAACCGGATAACCTAGTAAACCGGTACCCACAACCCCTTCAGCGAAATATGCAAACAGAAGCTGACACAATTTCCAGCGAGTGAACAACCGGAAACATCTCCGGATTATGAAAACAGACAGCTATTAAACCGAAAAAGATAAAGGATTCAATTTAATCTTCaaattctttctcttctcatcaCTGGATCTTTTCCGAAAACAAAAGCATGAAAGAAGTCGTCGACAAACAATCAACGACGAGGTGAAGCTTCTGATCTCTTGTCATCACTTGCTAATAAGAATAGACTTTGGAAATTGATACCTTGACTTCTTGGAATGGCAAGACGGACCTCAAATGAGGTGATTGAAACCGTCAAAAACGCCGGACCGTTTCAACTATAACGGTTGGAAGGAGCCAAGCAACCCATAATTCGCCCAGATCTGAATTTTGATTCATGTGGATGAGACTAAAACAGTCGCCCAATCGAAACACCAAAACACTTACCTGATTGTGGATGGTGGTGGGACAGATCGAGAATAGACCATGAAACTTTCTagttagaaaagaagaaaaaactgatATCAAATTGTTTCGCAAATCAATTCGGTGAAACAAACACAACGGCAACAGAATAGCCATGAGAACCGCCGGATACACCTGATGGCGAGATAGGACAGCGAGATGGATCGACAAAACCGGATCACATCCGGATTCATAAGCCGGTAAAGCGTACCGGACGGCTAAATCTCGatcaaaatctctctctctctgaaaagtttagagagagaagagagagagaagagagagagaagagagagagagaggtgttTTTAAAGTGGGActtgatatatccctattttcactgatttcatctatgttttaggtataggattttgagtctttatgttatttctcgagtctttttagtgtcttttcaggtattctatgcagtgGGACGataatggagataaggagacattttggagcaaaagataagaaaaaggaagttAAAGACGATTTTGAGTTCCAGTTTCAGAGGAGTGTTGATCGACACACtcctggtgtcgatcgacaccagtttcggcccagcaaagtccatgacgctttcaagtttacagaagaggaaatttgccccagaagacttccctatttgcattattagtccctgaACATTTTATAGggtttttatattgtttttagacctaagttttctttgatcaagttctttgcaaacCCTATTTtcagagacataagctattcatccattgttcttcagagattcattcagttttcaatacagtgaagagatcctttCTAACTCTTATCTTTAttgttgtgtttatgctttctatatcaaatatgttgtttgcttcattcaatatgtctgagtagtctgcttgttaggaatagggtttctcattagggattcatatggtttagtagatcgcTCCCCTGTTAGcttatctgtagaattcttcatctttgattaatcttaatgctagatctagagtaattaactagatcttgaatccagacaatagatatgcccaccataggtatctgtagttggatctattatttgatgagcctggtttataggtgtgtaataagaatcggcctatctactaaggtgaacaatcgaactcgtttagaatgcatgtttaggttaaaaatctctcggcttctctggCTATTCTTAGTTATAGacatagggagtttcgcggaacaccaccagttattccataattagagtttgagtttaagaatggttcgataacaacctacctttcattagatctactaaccaatagtttcctgagaatatcTTGTTCCTACCTCTTTATTTAATCGTTTACATACAATCAACCTGCTGtcttcttactttgttttcttattatttcaATCATATCCTGCTAACTTAATCTTGACATTGAATTCATtatgtgaacaaaagaactttgtggaattcgatccTTAAATATTGCAATTGatcttttatttgagagagtagttcttaGGGTAATTTGAACCGTATCAGGACTCTTCCATAAGTTTGATTTGGTAAGCTTTATCTTATAATGTACTTCGATAGTTTGtgctttttttcttggacaactagaaaaatgaaaatttttcGTGGACATgtcattctttttttcccttttattttctttgtcttatGTAATAGGGATggtcatttttattttatgacaATTATATGTAGTTCAAGACTCCAAACTATAAAAAAGTTttccctttctcttttctctaaaaattctctaaaaattttcaaagatgAGAGAAGCGTTTTCTTTTGCCGACCAGAGTTCTTCTAGTTTTGTTATCCCGATTTAGTTGGCTTTTTGTCCATTATCTCCGGCTTCCGCAGTCGTGATGGCTGGTCCTATGTCTAGCATCATTGGCTTCTATAAGCGGCGTTGGCCAGTTTTGCTGTTTTAACTCGCCGTCCATTGTATCTAGTAGTTCCgaattttgcttttgtttaaacaattttctttctcctaTTTCGTAAAATTTGGTCTGATTGGGCTCTATTGCGTTTCAATTCTTAGATATGGAATCTTAATTCCTTGAACCTCCTTTGTTTAAAGGGCTTGATTTGTTTCTCAAGCTTATCGATTTCATTATTTACGAACAAATTGGAGTTGCGGATCAAGGTCTTTTTGGTGCTTTGGGTTGAGTTTAAGGCAATTGTGGCTATTTATCTAACTGATCTATGGAAACGAGTGTTTTTTTCTAGCATGTTGCTGAAAGCTCCATCGGCTTAATCTCTACGATGATGTTCCTCGAGAGTTTGGGAGTCAATTTCTTTGGAAATATCTTTCCTTTGCATATTCAATGATGAAGATTGGTGGGATTCTCTAATTAAAACCGTCAGACTTCTTTGTACCTTGGAGATCTGACAGTTTCAAGTGGTTTTGGAGTTCCAAATCGGCGATGATGACTGGCGACGACATCTGCTTCACATGTCCACGTGTCTCAACCTTGCATTGGATTCTGTAAATATCTTACTTTCCAAAGAATTCAGTTTCCTGGATTGAGTTTTCTTTAAGTTGGGCCTCCACTTATAAGCTGAACTTGTTGTTTCTCTAGTTAGGTAACATGGATGATTCTATTGTTTAGATAATCCAATGTTGTAAAAGTTTAATGTGTTTGTTAAAACATGTAAGTGGAAGTTCCACGGTTGTATCTTTTACAAAAGaagttttaaacaaaaagcaaCACTTATGcgttatgagaaaaaaaaaaaaaaaaatactccaAGCATGGTACAATatcattctctttttcctttttgttgtctttttcagtttttttcttctattttattttaagatgCAAAATAGTCATTCTCGAAACGGTACAATATTTGTGGCCTGGTAAGATAAGTATCCACAACttaacatttatcaaaattttatgaaagtaattcaaatatatattctgtTGGATTTTATTCATATGAAGTACTAGTTGAATTATTCtaaaatagttataaatttaggaataaaaaacaagagaacCTCAAATATTGATAAAAGAACCTAAAATGTGACAACTACTTTTGCAAAAGTCACGTCGACCGCTTGTAATATAGCAGCAGGTCCATAACCTATTTGGAACCCAtgaaattaaaacttaatattCTTATTAGAGCAAGAtgcaaaatt
It encodes the following:
- a CDS encoding Leucine-rich repeat protein kinase family protein; amino-acid sequence: MRSRTESRMETRNKFMLLACATFSIMSLVKSQNQQGFISLDCGLPSKESYIEPSSNLTFISDVNFIRGGKTGNIQNNSRTNFIFKPFKVLRYFPDGIRNCYSLSVKQGTKYLIRTLFYYGNYDGLNTSPRFDLFLGPNIWTSVDVLIADVGDGVVEEIVHVTRSNILDICLVKTGTSTPMISAIELRPLRYDTYTARTGSLKSMAHFYFTNSDEAIRYPEDVYDRVWMPYSQPEWTQINTTRNVSGFSDGYNPPQGVIQTASIPTNGSEPLTFTWNLESSDDETYAYLFFAEIQQLKVNETREFKILANGVDYIDYTPWKFEARTLSNPAPLKCEGGVCRVQLSKTPKSTLPPLMNAIEIFSVIQFPQSDTNTDEVIAIKKIQSTYQLSRISWQGDPCVPKQFSWMGVSCNVIDISTPPRIISLDLSLSGLTGVISPSIQNLTMLRELDLSNNNLTGEVPEFLATIKPLLVIHLRGNNLRGSVPQALQDREKNDGLKLFVDPNITRRGKHQPKSWLVAIVASISCVAVTIIVLVLIFIFRRRKSSTRKVIRPSLEMKNRRFKYSEVKEMTNNFEVVLGKGGFGVVYHGFLNNEQVAVKVLSQSSTQGYKEFKTEVELLLRVHHVNLVSLVGYCDEGIDLALIYEFMENGNLKEHLSGKRGGSVLNWSSRLKIAIESALGIEYLHIGCQPPMVHRDVKSTNILLGLRFEAKLADFGLSRSFLVGSQAHVSTNVAGTLGYLDPEYYLKNWLTEKSDVYSFGIVLLESITGQPVIEQSRDKSYIVEWAKSMLANGDIESIMDPNLHQDYDSSSSWKALELAMLCINPSSTQRPNMTRVAHELNECLEIYNLTKIRSQDQNSSKSLGHTVTFISDIPSAR